The genomic stretch GGAGACAGATCAAATTCCGCTGCTGCCAGTCTTACACCAACGGAATGGTTCCGTACACTTACGATTATGCCTGCATCCACACTTCCAAATTATACCTACGAGGGAGAAGATCCCATTCTAAAGCTTGTATATGAATCAGAAACAGAAATACGCAAAAACAAGGAGTTAGGGTTTCTTATCCTTGCTCCATATATTTGGGATTATTATTCCGAAGGTACCAGAATAAAGGTTTTTGCAACCATATACTATTCCTATTATAATCTTTATGGTTTAAATCTATCTGTCAACGGCAGTAGTATCATTCCGGTTGCAATCACTTACCGTAAGAACACTGATGGCAATTATTATCAGGAAAATTATAAGGAAGCTGCAGATGGAAGTTACTTTAACACATCCATCAGAGATTTCTGCACAACCCCCGAATCCAATAAGGAGATACCAGGGTTAGCCGATAAGATTATTAACAACTATAGCGATAATAGTGAATTACAAAAGATTATGGAAGCTAATTTAAAAGAGCATCTTAAGAAATATGGATTAGAAGATGTAACCATACAGCAATAAGAAGGTAAGAAAGGATTAGGAGCCGCTAAACTTCATTCCTTCACCTTGCCTCAGCGAAAATAGCAAGCATTGATTAAACAAGATTTATGCAAGAACGTACCATTATTTACGCAAAGAAATCAGAAATAATAAGCTTTATTTTTTTATGATTTATACTAACCCATCGGATTTATAAGCTCACCCCTTTGTCGTCAGAGGACACAGCTTATAAATCTGATAATATATTTACGGGATTTTAATTAATCCTCCATTGCTATTGCTTCTATACGATGCACCAGCATATCAATTGCTATGTCATTAAGGCCGCCTCTGGGGATGATAATATCCGCATACTTCTTATAAGGTTCTACGAAAAGTTCATGCATGGGCTTCACTGTTTCTGTATACTGTGTTATTACGGAATTAAGGTCTCTTCCTCTCTCATTTACATCCCGCTTGATTCTACGGATCAATCTTTCATCCGCATCGGTATCCACAAATACTTTTATGTCCATCAATTCTCTTAATTTCTCATTTTCAAATATCATGAAACCATCCAGTATAATAACTTTTGCCGGATTAACTCTCTCGGTTTCCTTTAAACGGGTATTCTCAATATAGGAGTAAACCGGTCTGTCAATCCCCTCACCTCTTTTAAGTTTCTTAATATCCTCTATTAAAAGATCTGTGTCAAAAGCATCCGGATGATCATAGTTAATCTTAGTTCTTTCCACCGGTGACAGCTCAGAAAATGGTTTATAATAATAATCGTGGCTGAGAAGTACCACTCTATTGTCGCAGATATTCTGCAAACGGTTAACCACGGTGGTCTTTCCGGAAGCTGAACCTCCTGCAACACCGATAACAACAATGTTTTTCATTTGTTCCTCCAACTAATACATCACACAAACGTGAATAATTCCTTTTATCAGAATATAGTACTACAACCTCCTATATAAAATCAACCTTCTACGGAGAATTTCAATTATTTTCTGATAGCATTATTTACCTGTTTCTGAAAAAAGGTCAGCAGCCTCCCTATACTCATTGAAGTATAGGAACCTATCCCCAAATGAAGCCCTTAACTGCTTGTCAAATACAGGTTGTTTGTTTAAACTGAACATTGTATCAGCTTGTCAGATACAGCTAGTCGTTTGTTTGTATCAGCTCCTCCATTTGAGTAGCAGCGAGGAGCTGGTAATTACTGCAACAGAACCGACATTATGTACTAAGGCACCTAACACGGGATTCAATATTCCTGTAATTGCAAGGGCAATTGCCAGGAAATTAAGTGCCATGGATGCAACCAGGTTAACTTTGATTGTTTTCATCATCTGCTTTGAAAGTTTTAGAAGATGGGGCAACTCCTTTATATCATCACTGATAAATGCCATATCTGCTGCTTCAATCGCAACATCGCTTCCAATCCCTCCCATAGCAATTCCTACATGGGCGGTCTTTAACGCCGGGGCATCATTGATTCCATCACCGATCATACAGACAGGCTCTCCATTCTTTTCATACTCCTTTATAACGGATAATTTATCTTCCGGAAGACAATTGGTATGTATTTTTAAAATCCCCGCCCTGGTTCCCATATGAACTCCTGCGTTTTTTTCATCTCCGGTTAATAGTAAGGTTGTTATCCCTGTTTTATGTATCTCACCAACAATATCTGCTATCTGTGGTCTCAGGGTATCGGATAGAACTATTAGTCCGACCGCTTTCCCTTCTATGGCCAGGTATATAACGGTTCCGCCATTCTCTCTTGCAGCTTCGCTTTCTTTCTTTAAACTCTCCGGCATTACAATGGCATATTCCTTTAACAGGTTCTCATTACCAGCGTAAACACGTTTCCCTTGCCATACAGCCGTGACTCCCATTCCGGTATTCATTCGAAAGCCTTCTGCTTCCGGGGGAGCAGTTTCTGAAAGATGATTGTAATGTTTAACAATCGCTTTGCCTAAGGGGTGTTCTGAACGCTGCTCCAACGCGGCTGCCATTTCCAATAACTCTTTAGCCGATATATCCTCAATTGGCACAACTGCACTTACTGCGGGTTTACCATAGGTTATGGTACCGGTCTTGTCAAAAGCTACGCATTTAACCTTTGAGAGTCGTTCCAGTGCATCCCCTTCTCTGACTAAAATTCCGTATTTTGAAGCATTTCCGATGGCTGCCATAATTGCCGTGGGGGTAGCAAGTACCAGGGCACAGGGGCAGAATACAACCAGTACAGTTACAGACCGAATAATCTCCCCAGTTACAAACCAGGTTATAGCTGCTGATAATAAAGCAATTACAACAATCCAGGTCGCGAAACGGTCAGCCACTCCTACAATTTTAGCCTTCCCGGCATCTGCAGATTCCACTAGCCGCACCAGCCGCTGAAAAGAGCTGTCTTCGCCAACCTTCTCGGCCTTCATGTCGAAGGAACCAAACTGATTGACAGTACCAGAGGATACCTTGTCCCCTTCTTTCTTATCTACGGGCAGGGATTCTCCAGTCATTACAGACTGGTCGATGGAGGTCTGTCCTTTCAGGATAATACCATCGACTGCTATGGTTTCCCCTGGCAGAACCCTTAATATATCACCGGCTAATACCTCAGCTGCAGGTACAACGGATTCTTTTCCATCCTTTAGGCGTCTCGCAGTTGAAGGTGTCATCTTAATTAATCCTTCTATTCCGGCTCTTGCTTTTGCAACTGTACGTTCTTCCAGATAAGCACCAATGGTCATAATAAATGCTACTTCACCTGCTGCAAAGGTTTCCCCTATTATAACAGATGCAACCAATGCAATTGATACCAGTACATCGGCTTTGATATCAAATTCTGTTACGAAACCGGTTACCGCTTCTTTTACAATAGGTATGCCGCATAACAGAACTGCAATCCAGGCAGCATCAAAGGCAAAACCACCAATATTAAAAAAGCTGATAATCAGGGCTGGCAGGGATATCATTAGAAATAAGACAGTTCGTTTCTCCCCATCTTTTAGAATGTTTATCACGGAATTGCTCCTTTCTTTTATATACCCTTAGGGGGTATAAGTATATAAGCATTATACCTATAGGGGTATACCCTGTCAATCATTAATTATGAGCCTTGAAATGTTTATTGCCGGGTTGTGAAATAATACCAACCCGGCAATGATATAGTTGCGTGTTATTTATGCTTTTTAAATTGAGTCCTTAAGGCAGGCATATTGAAAAGGCGGTTGCGTTTGCAGATAAAAACCGTTTCTTACCTGTCCAACCCAGTTCTGGAATATTGATTTCCAATCATTCTGGGAGAAGAAACTTGCTATAGGATCTGATGCAGTTGAATCCCATTCAAGAATTAAAAATGGTCCGATACCAAATGACCAGATTCCATTTTGCTCTACTCCTGTTTCACGAATGAGCAACAGGGGTAATCCATATTGATAAGCCATTGCGGGTTCTATCTGCGCAAAGGGACTGCCCTCCCAGGTAGACCCTACAAGGGGTTGATTTAAGTTATTTATTACAAAATCCACATTACGTTGTCTTAAATTCAAGGCTACCATTCCATAACTGGATAATATCATACGCCTGATATTAGTAAGCGGTGTCTCCGGATACTGCTCTGTTATAGGCAGTGTTCTTGGGAATAACAAAGCTTCTTTGATTTGCAGGATAATATTATCTACAAACAGCTGCTGTACAGAATTCAGTCTGCTGGGATGGCTTAAAAACACAGGAATACGGTATAAAAGGCTGGATGCTTCTATCATTAACGCTGTTGGTTCGGTGTACTCACTATAATCAACTTCTTTTATTTTTTTAGAGCTGTCAACACTCACAGCATTCACCTCCTTTCATATTAATTTATGAAAAGAGGTGAATGTATGTTACATATTTCGACATTTATAAGGAGACAAGAGTGTTAAAGATTAGACTTACACAAAGGGACGGCAGCTTGCAGAAGCCAGAAAGAACTCATGCTTCGATTCCAAGGCATAAGAAGTACTAATTCTCTGAATATTTATGTGCTTGGCATATTATACAACAGACAACTCGCTTCGCTCAAACAGTCTGTTGTATAATATAGCACAAAATTTTCAGAGAAAAGTACTTCTAATGCCTTTTCATAGGCGCATTCGTTCTTTCTGGCTTCTGCAAGCTGCCTGTTTTCATATGAAATTTTGGTGTTGATAGTTAAATCAATTTTCGACTGTTAAAAGTTGCTACTAATAGATAGTTGTATTGTATTGGAAAAGCTATTACCATATAATGAAATTGCCGTATTTGCAGTAGAAGCAGATGCTTCCCTTGCAGATACGGCAATACTATTAAGACATTCTGGAGAAATGCTCCACTGCCTTTGAGAAATTGGCTATGGTCTTATCCGCATCTCCATGTTCTATCCCTTCTTTCACACAGTGATTTAAATGACCCTCTAATACAATCTGCCCTACCTTGTGCAGCGCACTTTTGGCAGCATTGATCTGAATCAGGACATCTTCACAGGGAATATCTTCCTCTACCATTTTATCAATTGCTTTTATCTGACCCATTATCTTATTTAAACGTCGATGCAGATTATCTGAATCCATGCATTGTTTCATAACAACCTCATTTCTGAATATCAAATCTATTATAAATTGACATTCCTTGTCTTCTCTGATACCTATAGGGGGTATCTAAAAGTATAGCATGGAACCTTTTTCCCGTCAAGAAAACACGATGCTGCTCGCTTTCACTTTAAGCACTCTTCTTCTGCTTCTGCATTACCATCAAGATACTATTCAGCACACCAAACCCCAATGCAATTGCGCCTAATACCTGATATCCCTTAAAAATGCTGCGATCTGCATACATACTAAACAACAACCCCACAAATATAGCAACGATTCTTAACATTAGTGAAAAAACTGACTCCATCGTAGCCCTAACACTGCTCTTGGTATGATGCTGAATACATCCGCTTAACAGCGGTTCAACAAAACCATGCCAAATCCCTAAAAAGATGAAAGGAAGCAAAACCAGATAATTTCTCAAATAGCCGATCAGAAGAAAGCCTCCTCCATATAAGAAAGGTATCAGACCAAAAAATAAAGTATAATTTATCTTTCCTTTTATACGCTGCACCATAAGATTACCGGGTATTGTAAAAATACTGTATAGAACCATTATCGCTCCAAAATAAAGAACCGGCACATCTACTTCCTGCATTAGCAGCTGCCAGAACTCATCCACATAATTCCAGCAGGCCCCAAGGACCAAGCCATTCATGCAATAAAGAGACAGCAAACGGTTTTTCTTGAAAAAAGCTCTTACTTCCTTATAGTAATCCCTGAGAGTTCGTCCTTCCTTTCTCTCTTTACTTACTCCTGTTGGTACTTCTGTCAAAAATAACAGCAGAATAAAAGCTGCAAACTTACTGCCAATTGATATCTGATAATTCAGTTCCATGCCTGCATTATATGCTGTAAAAGCCCCAAGAAAAGCAGCTATAACAGAGCCCGCCGTATCTATTGCTCTGAATCTGCCATAAACAGCCTCATAATTATCCTTCGCACCCTCTGCTGCAAGAGAATCATACATGATAGCCTGAAGACTCCCGCTCTCCATAGCTGTACTGATTCCCCCTAAAAATACTGCAGCGGCAAACCACCAATAATCCTGGGCATTATATATTAATATCATTTCTATTACTGACAGAAACCCTGCCGTAGCAAGCAGCTTCTTTCTGCCAAACTTATCCGCAAGCAGTCCTGAGGGTAACTCAAATACTGCTACAGATATTCCATAAATAATCTCTGTAGCAACTACCATAGTGATGGACATTCCTCGTTCCGCCCAGAAAAGCCTTTCAATCATATAAGCCAGTATAAACCCATCAAAAAAGGTAAAGGCATAGAGTAATACTATATTCTTTTTATATTTTCTATTCATTTTTTCCTCCTTTGAAATCCTTCTGATTTAGAAGAATGCTGTAGGAGGCGGTCGTATATCAGGTAAGCCTCTGGCTTATCTGGGAGGTCTTAATATTATCATCTTTTTTCTTTTCCTTTCAATCGGTTCGAAACAATTGGTAATACTGTTTTGTATAAATTTCTTAATATCAGCTGCCGTATCAAAGGAAATCTATACATGGAAGTGAAATACGGCAGTACTATTATTATTGATTATACAATAACCCCCTGAAAAATTCCATGAATTTTACAGAGGGCAAAGATAATAAACTTTTGGAAGATAATAACTTTTTGAAAGATAATATACCTTTTAAAAGATAATATACCGTTTAAAAGATAATATACTGTTTAAAAGATAATATACCGTTTAAAAGATAATATACTGTTTAAAAGATAATATACCGTTTAAAAGATAATATATCGTTGTTAAATGGGAGTTATATCGTCGCTAGTTTTCCGTATATTAGCCTGTCACAATATCTTTCCTCTACCAGATAGTGATCCTTAAGCCTGCCCTCCAGTAGAAAACCATTCTTTAACAGTATCTTACCGGAACCTACATTCTCAGCTGCGACATTGGCATACAGCCTATGAAATTTCAGAGTATTGAATACAAAATCACTGATTAAGGCAATGCTTCTGCTTCCATAACCTTTCCCCCATGCATCTTTTCGGAATACATATCCTATTTCGGCATTCGCTGCTTCCAGCTCCATATGAAAGAGCATTACAGTTCCAATGATCTCACCTGTTTCTCTTAAATAAACAGAAGCATACAATTGGATTAATTCTGTTTCTCTCTTTATCATTGTTTCCACATGTTGATATGTCTCATCCTGACTTTTCATTAACCTCCAGCCAATATATCGTGAAACCTCTGGATCAGAAGCATATTCATGGATAGCTGCTGCATCAGCTGTATTAAGAGCCTTAAAGCCTATTGTATCGTCTCCTAATCCATGAAATTTTCCCGCATTTAATCTGACCGGATTAAAAGCTTGCGTAAATTTATCAATAGCCTCCTCTATTGTGGATAAGAAGAAAATATCCTTACCATTATTGCATTCATAAATAAAATCCTTCAACGGTTTACTGGTATAGCCGGAGTAATCTCCTGTTATTGCCACCTTAATATTATAATTAATGAATTTCTGAAGTATTTCGCCTGCTAGCCGGGTACTTAAGACAAAAAAATCTTCTGTTATGGATTCCTTGGTTATAATCAGATAATTGCTGCCGGTTTCATACCACACAGTAGCAAGGAGATCCAATGCACTCTGGATATCTTTAATAACGATCTCCTTTTCCTGTACGAAAGCTATCAGTAAAGAATTTCTTCTAATTGTTGTTATCTCCATTATTCTGCTCCTTTTAAACAGTTTCGTTCAACATCTTTATAGTTTCCAGCATGTCTTGAATAAAGCTAATACTGCCCCAGAGAAATATCTTTACGCTTCTATCCTGTTCGTAGTATTTAACATTCAGCGTACAGCCTCTCAGCTTAAAGCCTCCTCCATTCATATTAGCCAGGAGGGTATTGGATAATCGCATGAACTGCTCTTTATCCTGTTGTATGATGTCAAGCACTGCTGACACCTTTATGTGATTCTCCGTTCCCTCAGAGGGTAATTCAAAAGAGATATTGTTAAGCGATTCTTTCGGTTCATCTTCCGTACTTTCACCTTGATGAACGAAAGACTGAAGCTCTGCTTCTGTTATTCGCCATTGTTTGCCTACCTTGGAAGCCTTTAGTCTGCCATCTGATATAAAACTCCTGATGGTTTTATGGCTCATTCCCAATTGATCTGCTACCTGATATATTGTATAAAAATTATCCTTCAAAAAAATGTTCCTTTCATTCCTGAAATTATGTCCTTATCATAGCAGATGATTTTCTTTTTGTCAATTTTATTTTGCTTTTTGTATCCGTTTATTACCCTTTGTTTCTTTTTGTATCTTTTTTATACTTTGTGGTTTATACCTTTATTTGTCTATACGCAGGAAATGCGCCAAAGCATGAATCAGATGGATAAGATGGATTAACAGGAGGACAGCCGGAAATCACTGAATCCTGATTTCCAGCAAATATCTTCTTGTTAATAGAAAAAATTTGAATTTTGAAGAGCATGGAACATCAGTGGGAAAACTTAACATAAGAGCTTCCAGGAATAATCGAAAGCTTGCGGGAGCACATGACAAGATCACTAGAACTAGAACATTGAGCATTCAGGTATATTTTTTCATGAATCAAATTTTTAGATAAATCAGAAGTGCAGAAACATATTGCCGAATATGAGAAAAAGCTGCAGGATACAGCAGCTTTTTCTCATCTCTGCTATTCTTACACCCATTGAACAACTTCACTTTGAGGACGTCTGGTCTTAACACCTGGCTCCTGCGCTCTGTAACCAAAACCTGCCATCAAAGATACACCGAAATGTTCTGAATCAAGAATATTCTCTTCTTCTAACAGCTTTTCTACTGCTTCTATGTTAAAACCTTCAATAGGACAGGAATCAATTCCTAAAAATGCTGCTGTTGTAAGCATATTGGCAAGAGCTATATATGTCTGTTTGGAAGCCCAGTCATAAGCAGTCCTTTCATTCTCCAGAAGCTTAAAATCATTTTTCTGAAAATTTCCAAAGAATTCTTTCTTCTGCAAAGCGATATTTTCTGGTAATCTCTGTACCTCAGTCATTATATTCCAGATATAATCTGCATCAGATACCACATCTTTTCCACGACGTGCCAGTAAAATAACAAAATGGCTGGCTCCCTTTAAACTGTTCTGAGCTCCCCAGGCAACAGGTAATAATTTGTTTCTTACTTCTTCCTTCTGTATTACAAGGAATTTCCAGGGCTCAAACCCAAAGGAACTGGGAGATAATCTTCCTGCTTCTAATATGGTATTAAAATCTTCTTCAGAAATAATCCTGTCTTTGTCAAACTTTTTACAGGCATAACGATTTTGGATTGCATCCAGAATCTGCTGGTTCTTATCATTCATTATAATTACCTCTTTCTTTTATGAATATTTTATGAGGACACTATAACACATTCAAATACCATATTGAAGTACGCACATTTTTGATATATAATATACAACAAGTAGCCTTAGTATACTTTTTATACTATTAACATAGAAAGAACAAGTACTGTCTAGCCTATATTTTACTTATTATAAATCAGATGCTTTATCCTGAGGTTCGGCATAGGAACACCTAGTGGATTCCAATACCAAATGATGACAATAAGTATCCGTGCAAATAGCTGATACTTAATCAAGTGAACCGTATGTTTGGCAGTATGTAAGCATTGAGATGTGTGCTTTCGTTCAGAAAAGAGGAGTAAATATGTTGCAGTTTCAAGCCGGGGAATGTTCTGACAGACCCTGCCCTGTAGAAACCACCTTAAATATTATAAGCGGTAAATGGAAAGGAATTATTCTTTTTCGTTTATTGGGGGGTAAAAAAAGATTCAATGAGCTTCAGAAGCTCATGACAAAGGTAACTCACCGCACTCTTACGCTACAACTACGTGAGTTAGAAAAAGACGGTATCGTAAAGAGAACGGTTTATGCAGAAGTTCCGCCAAGGGTGGAATATGAATTGACTGAGCTTGGTTTGTCCATGACCCCGATTATTAAATCCATATATGATTGGGGATTAAACTATCAGAATAATGTAATTCCTTCACCAAGCCCAGCGGACTGATATTTTATTGGTATGGGAAAATTACTGTAAGCAGCATCTTAAATTGTTCTTTGGCATATACGGCATGAGGTATATTGTTTGGCATAACAATGGTCTCTCCGGCAGACAGACTATATTCCTTTTCACCTATTGTAATGAGGGCTTCTCCGGTGAGGATACTGACCATCGCATCTCCAGTGGAAGCATGGGTGCTGATCTGCTCTCCTTTATCAAAAGAAAATAAGGTGACGCCTACAGATTTATTCTGCACCAGCGTACGGCTTACTACCTGTCCTGTCTGATAAGCAACCAATTCTTCCAAGTGCAGTATGTTTTCAAAATCAATGTTCTTTAAATATTGTGCTGACATCGTTATCTCTCCTTCCGCCGCTTTCTGCGGCATAAAACTGTTAAGTTTGCAGCTTCTCAAACTGCTCTATGCTTTTAAGCTTCATTGCGTTTTATTGTGGATTTATATAGTATGTTACTTGTATCTTAATTTAATGATAGACTGTTTTAATATTTGGTCGAACCATTCTCCAGGTAATGATAGTTTACCTGTTGCAAGGAAGCTGTGAGAAAATTTTGATTTACTTACATTTCGATCATATACTACTATTGGAACTACTGTCTGTTGCAATTACAACATAATGCACTCATTTATTAATCTAACTTTGCAAAATCCTTAATAAGAGGATTTATTGTTATCATAGTTTTATTTTTTATGAGAGATTTTCATGAGAGATTTTTTATGAATGATTTTTTATGAATGATTTTTTATGAATGATTTTTATGAATGATTTTTATGAATGATTTTTTATGATGATCTTTATAAAAGATTTTACCTCACTTGGATTAATTTTTATAATAAGCCAACAGACATAGAAATATTTTTTTTAGGAAAGGTTAATTATAGTATGGATAAAATTGAAATATTAAAGCAAAATTCCTTGTTCACGGGTATTGAGGAAAAAGAGTTTGATTCTATGCTTTCCTGTCTCGATGCCAGAGAGAAGGATTATCAAAAAGACGACTATATTCTAAGGGCAGGTAATCCTATTCATGAAATCGGTATCGTTTTAAAAGGCAGCGTTATAGTAATAAAGGAGGATTATTGGGGTAACCGAACTATAATAGGCAGAATGTCGGTATCGGATATGTTTGCGGAGTCCTTCTCTTTTGCAGCAATAACTAAACTACCTGTCAGCGTAGTAGCGGCCGAGAATGCCAGCATACTCTTTATTGACTGCCGCCAAATTCTTCAGACACATACTTCCCCCTGCAATTATAATTCTGTTTTAACCGGTAACATGGTACGGATTCTTGCAAATAAAAACGTAATGCTAATGCAGAAGATCGATCATATATCCAGCCGCTCCATTAGAGAAAAATTACTTTCCTATCTGTCTACACAGGCAATGAATTCAAAAAATCAAGCATTTATCATTCCATACAACAGACAGGAATTAGCAGATTATCTTTGCATTGACAGAAGTGCCATGTCCAGTGAACTGGGCCGGTTAAGAGATGAAGGAATACTGAAATTCCATAAAAATGAGTTTGAATTGTTGTAGCAATAAATATTTCTTGATAGAATCTAAAGCTGGGCTTATAATAATCTTCGGTAATCTATAACCAATATTATATTTTACTAATACTTTTCGCTGACTGGAGAATATTAACCTATGAAAAAGCTTAAAGGCTTCATAAAATCCGAAGCCGTTCTACTAATTTCCGCCCTTGCTGCCTTGATTACTATGTGCTTTGTCCCACCCTCTATAGATTACATATCATACATCGACTTTCGTACTCTTGCACTGCTTTTCTGCTTAATGACTGCTGTGGCAGGCTTAAAAAGCATTGGCTTTTTCGACAGGCTGGCAATGAGTATTATACCGCGTTTCAAAAATTCCAGAACACTTTGTCTGATATTGGTCTTGCTGTGCTTCTTCTCTTCTATGCTGATTACTAATGATGTGGCACTTATAACCTTTGTTCCTTTTACCATAATAATCTTTACCGCTTCTAATCTTACGGACAGGTTGGTTTATACTATTGTATTGGAGACCGCTGCAGCAAATCTTGGGAGTATGTTAACACCCCTTGGAAATCCGCAGAATCTTTATCTGTATTCTTATTTCCACATAAACCCCGGTGAATTCTTTCAAATTACTTTTCCCATCTGCCTGCTTGGTCTGATAATGCTGGTGCTGTTTTCTTTCATCAGCAGGAAACAACCTATAATGCCTGTGGAGAGAGAAGTCCCGGTTATAACACAGAAAAAGCGGCTCTTCATCTACCTACTACTATTTCTGCTCAGTCTTCTTACGGTCTTTCATGTGCTGGATTACAGGCTGACACTGGTGGTATTGCTCCTAATACTACTTTTTACAGATAGAAAACTTATTATGAAAGCCGATTATGGATTGCTGCTTACCTTTGTCTGTTTCTTTGTGTTTGTGGGTAACCTTGAGCATATCCCTTCCGTTCATGCCGTTCTGACTTCATTTATCAGGAAAAGAGAGCTCTTGTCAGGTATTCTTCTCAGCCAGGTT from Anaerocolumna sp. AGMB13020 encodes the following:
- the udk gene encoding uridine kinase gives rise to the protein MKNIVVIGVAGGSASGKTTVVNRLQNICDNRVVLLSHDYYYKPFSELSPVERTKINYDHPDAFDTDLLIEDIKKLKRGEGIDRPVYSYIENTRLKETERVNPAKVIILDGFMIFENEKLRELMDIKVFVDTDADERLIRRIKRDVNERGRDLNSVITQYTETVKPMHELFVEPYKKYADIIIPRGGLNDIAIDMLVHRIEAIAMED
- a CDS encoding heavy metal translocating P-type ATPase, whose translation is MINILKDGEKRTVLFLMISLPALIISFFNIGGFAFDAAWIAVLLCGIPIVKEAVTGFVTEFDIKADVLVSIALVASVIIGETFAAGEVAFIMTIGAYLEERTVAKARAGIEGLIKMTPSTARRLKDGKESVVPAAEVLAGDILRVLPGETIAVDGIILKGQTSIDQSVMTGESLPVDKKEGDKVSSGTVNQFGSFDMKAEKVGEDSSFQRLVRLVESADAGKAKIVGVADRFATWIVVIALLSAAITWFVTGEIIRSVTVLVVFCPCALVLATPTAIMAAIGNASKYGILVREGDALERLSKVKCVAFDKTGTITYGKPAVSAVVPIEDISAKELLEMAAALEQRSEHPLGKAIVKHYNHLSETAPPEAEGFRMNTGMGVTAVWQGKRVYAGNENLLKEYAIVMPESLKKESEAARENGGTVIYLAIEGKAVGLIVLSDTLRPQIADIVGEIHKTGITTLLLTGDEKNAGVHMGTRAGILKIHTNCLPEDKLSVIKEYEKNGEPVCMIGDGINDAPALKTAHVGIAMGGIGSDVAIEAADMAFISDDIKELPHLLKLSKQMMKTIKVNLVASMALNFLAIALAITGILNPVLGALVHNVGSVAVITSSSLLLKWRS
- a CDS encoding metal-sensing transcriptional repressor; translated protein: MKQCMDSDNLHRRLNKIMGQIKAIDKMVEEDIPCEDVLIQINAAKSALHKVGQIVLEGHLNHCVKEGIEHGDADKTIANFSKAVEHFSRMS
- a CDS encoding MFS transporter yields the protein MNRKYKKNIVLLYAFTFFDGFILAYMIERLFWAERGMSITMVVATEIIYGISVAVFELPSGLLADKFGRKKLLATAGFLSVIEMILIYNAQDYWWFAAAVFLGGISTAMESGSLQAIMYDSLAAEGAKDNYEAVYGRFRAIDTAGSVIAAFLGAFTAYNAGMELNYQISIGSKFAAFILLLFLTEVPTGVSKERKEGRTLRDYYKEVRAFFKKNRLLSLYCMNGLVLGACWNYVDEFWQLLMQEVDVPVLYFGAIMVLYSIFTIPGNLMVQRIKGKINYTLFFGLIPFLYGGGFLLIGYLRNYLVLLPFIFLGIWHGFVEPLLSGCIQHHTKSSVRATMESVFSLMLRIVAIFVGLLFSMYADRSIFKGYQVLGAIALGFGVLNSILMVMQKQKKSA
- a CDS encoding GNAT family N-acetyltransferase, whose amino-acid sequence is MEITTIRRNSLLIAFVQEKEIVIKDIQSALDLLATVWYETGSNYLIITKESITEDFFVLSTRLAGEILQKFINYNIKVAITGDYSGYTSKPLKDFIYECNNGKDIFFLSTIEEAIDKFTQAFNPVRLNAGKFHGLGDDTIGFKALNTADAAAIHEYASDPEVSRYIGWRLMKSQDETYQHVETMIKRETELIQLYASVYLRETGEIIGTVMLFHMELEAANAEIGYVFRKDAWGKGYGSRSIALISDFVFNTLKFHRLYANVAAENVGSGKILLKNGFLLEGRLKDHYLVEERYCDRLIYGKLATI
- a CDS encoding helix-turn-helix domain-containing protein; this encodes MKDNFYTIYQVADQLGMSHKTIRSFISDGRLKASKVGKQWRITEAELQSFVHQGESTEDEPKESLNNISFELPSEGTENHIKVSAVLDIIQQDKEQFMRLSNTLLANMNGGGFKLRGCTLNVKYYEQDRSVKIFLWGSISFIQDMLETIKMLNETV
- a CDS encoding NAD(P)H-dependent oxidoreductase, whose amino-acid sequence is MNDKNQQILDAIQNRYACKKFDKDRIISEEDFNTILEAGRLSPSSFGFEPWKFLVIQKEEVRNKLLPVAWGAQNSLKGASHFVILLARRGKDVVSDADYIWNIMTEVQRLPENIALQKKEFFGNFQKNDFKLLENERTAYDWASKQTYIALANMLTTAAFLGIDSCPIEGFNIEAVEKLLEEENILDSEHFGVSLMAGFGYRAQEPGVKTRRPQSEVVQWV
- a CDS encoding winged helix-turn-helix transcriptional regulator is translated as MLQFQAGECSDRPCPVETTLNIISGKWKGIILFRLLGGKKRFNELQKLMTKVTHRTLTLQLRELEKDGIVKRTVYAEVPPRVEYELTELGLSMTPIIKSIYDWGLNYQNNVIPSPSPAD
- a CDS encoding cupin domain-containing protein, whose product is MSAQYLKNIDFENILHLEELVAYQTGQVVSRTLVQNKSVGVTLFSFDKGEQISTHASTGDAMVSILTGEALITIGEKEYSLSAGETIVMPNNIPHAVYAKEQFKMLLTVIFPYQ
- a CDS encoding Crp/Fnr family transcriptional regulator; protein product: MDKIEILKQNSLFTGIEEKEFDSMLSCLDAREKDYQKDDYILRAGNPIHEIGIVLKGSVIVIKEDYWGNRTIIGRMSVSDMFAESFSFAAITKLPVSVVAAENASILFIDCRQILQTHTSPCNYNSVLTGNMVRILANKNVMLMQKIDHISSRSIREKLLSYLSTQAMNSKNQAFIIPYNRQELADYLCIDRSAMSSELGRLRDEGILKFHKNEFELL